Part of the Nitrospirota bacterium genome, ATTCAGAATGGGTTCATGCGTATGCCGCTGGCGTTGCTTCACGAGGTCGATACTTTGCGTGCCGATTTCCATTCGATCGACGAGTGACTTGGACGTGAGGGGATCGGGCAGGCCTTGTAACGAAAACAGTTGATAGGCCAGGCTCCATTCGAGTGTATCCTTCGCGGCCTCTTTTACAATAAATCGAGCCTGTGGAGACGAAGCGCCCTTGAATAGCAGGATCCAGATGTTCGATCGGAATGAGGGAGCGGCGGGGGTCTCAGACGGGTGAAACTCCGGGACCAGTGCCGGGATCTTGGAGAGGGGAACGGCCGGAGAAAACTCGATATCGACGAGCCGAACGAAGAGGGTTCGGTTGTCGCTTTCGTCGTTGGGATCGAAGGTGAAACTGAACGAGTAGCGGATCTCGATGCCCTCACGTGTCACGGTGTAGACATCCTCGCCGTTTTCCGGGGAAACGAGCTTCCGAAAATACTTCTCCCAATCGGTGATGTCGTAATAGGTGAAGACACGCAGCGCGGATTTTCGATCCCGTACCGCCTGTGGCATACCGAGTTGTTGATGGAGTTCCGCTTGTGTCAGCCCGAGGTACCCATCCTCAAAATAGGGCGACGCGAAGGCTAGGGAGGGGTGGAGCCAGATGCCGGTAACCGAGGCCAGCGCGACGAGAAACGAGAGAATGGAATGGGACGCATCACGCAGGAGCACAGTGTCTCTCCAGCTAGTCACGGCATGGTATCGGCGGATTCCCGTCCTGTCAAGGCACGATGAACGGGATTGCTTGCTGGCGCCGGAACCGCTCGGTTATGATGGCGATTGTTTTTTTGTCATTGAGACGTAGTCGATCACGGAGACAGGTGATATGAGTGCAAAGTTAGAAGCCCTGCTGCAGCAACGTATTCTCGTCCTCGACGGGGCGATGGGGACCATGATCCAACAGCGGAAACTGGACGAGGCGGCGTTTCGGGGCGAGCGATTCAAAGACTGGAAGCAGGATCAAAAGGGACACAACGATCTGCTGAACCTCACGCAGCCGGCCATCATCGAGGAGATTCATCGCCAGTACTTCGAGGCCGGCGCCGATATCGTGGAAACGAATACGTTCAATGCCCAAGCCATTTCTCTGGCCGACTACGGCATGGAGTCCTTGGCCTACGAGATTGCGCGGGCTGGAGGGGAATGTGCGAGGCGTGCGGCGGCACAGGTCATGGCGTCGACGCCTGGTCGGTCCTGCTTTGTGGCCGGGGCCATCGGTCCCACGACGAAAACCTCGTCGATTTCAACCGATGTCAATAATTCAGCGGCACGCGGCACGACCTACGACGAACTGGTGACGGTGTACTACGAGCAGGTTCGCGGCTTAGTGGACGGCGGCGTCGACATTTTATTGGTCGAAACCATTTTCGATACGCTCAATGCGAAAGCCGCGTTCTTTGCCATCGATACGTTTTTTGAGGATCGCCATGTGAAGCTTCCCATCATGGCGTCGGTGACGTTTATTCAAGCCGGCAGCAACCGCGGGGTCACGGGCCAAACCATTGAAGCCTTTTGGAATTCGATCTCTCATGTGCCGTTGCTCAGCGTCGGCATCAACTGCGCATTAGGGCCCAGGGAAATGCGTCCCTTAATTGAGGAGCTCTCAGGCCTGGCCCCCATCTATGTGAGCAGCCATCCGAATGCCGGACTGCCGAATCCGTTGCTGCCGACGGGATTTCCTGAGACGCCAGACAGTCTGGCGCCCCAATTGAAAGAATGGGCGCAGACCGGCTGGCTGAATATCGTGGGCGGCTGTTGTGGGACGACACCGGGGCACATCAAGATGATTGCCGAGGCCGTCCGGGGTATTCCTCCGCGCGTCCCGCAGCCCGTCGAGCCCTATACCAGGCTCAGCGGGTTGGAAGCGGTCACCCTGCGGCCTGAATCGAACTTCGTGAATATCGGTGAACGAACCAACGTCACGGGGTCACCGGCTTTTTCTAAACTGATTCTGGCTGGCGAGTATGAAGCGGCGCTCTCGGTGGCGCGGCAACAGGTCGAGGGGGGCGCTCAGATTATCGACATCAATATGGATGAAGGCATGCTCGATTCCCAGGCTGCCATGGAAAAATTTCTACGGTTGGTCGCCTCGGAACCGGATATCACTCGCGTTCCCATCATGGTGGATAGTTCGAAGTGGGACATTCTGGAGATGGGCCTGAAGAATATCCAGGGTAAGCCGGTCGTCAACAGCATCAGCCTCAAGGAAGGCGAAGCCAAGTTTCTCCATCAGGCGAAGTTGGTCCATCGCTATGGGGCGGCAGTGGTGGTCATGGCGTTCGATGAGCGTGGCCAGGCCGATACCTACGAGCGCAAGATCGAAGTCTGTGAGCGGGCCTATCGCCTCCTCACGGAGCATATTGGATTTCCCGCCCAGGACATCATCTTCGATCCGAATATCCTGACGGTGGCGACCGGTATCGAGGAGCACAACAATTACGCGGTGAACTTCCTCGAAGCGACGCGCTGGATCAAGCAACATCTTCCGCTCGCGAACGTCAGCGGCGGCGTCAGCAATATATCCTTCTCGTTCCGCGGCAACAATCGCGTGCGCGAGGCAATGCATGCGGCATTCCTTTATCACGCCATCAAGGCTGGTCTGGACATGGGGATCGTGAACGCCGGACAGTTGGCGGTGTACGAGGAGATTCCCAAGGATTTGTTGGAACTGGTGGAAGACGTGCTGTTGAACCGTAGGCCGGATGCGACGGAGCGGTTGGTGACCTTTGCCGAGACCGTTAAACAATTGGGTAAGGTGGCAGTCAAAGACGATGAGTGGCGTTCAGGCACAGTCGAGGAGCGACTCTCCCATGCGTTGGTGAAAGGTGTGACCGACTATATCGAGCAGGATATCGAAGAGGCTCGTCTGCAGTATGCGAAGCCGCTGCATGTGATCGAGGGACCTCTGATGGCCGGAATGAACATCGTCGGGGACCTCTTCGGGGCCGGCAAGATGTTTTTGCCGCAAGTGGTCAAGAGCGCGCGTGTCATGAAAAAGGCCGTGGCCTACCTGATGCCCTTCATGGAGGAGGAGAAGCTCAAGTCGGGAGCCTCAAGTTCGAATGGAAAAATTTTACTCGCCACGGTGAAGGGCGACGTGCACGACATCGGGAAGAACATTGTCGGAGTAGTCCTGGGCTGTAATAACTACGAGGTGATCGATCTTGGGGTGATGGTGCCCTGCGAGAAAATCCTAGCTGCCGCACGCGAGCATGGGGTTGCGATCATCGGGTTGAGTGGATTGATCACCCCGTCACTCGACGAAATGGCCCATGTGGCCCGCGAGTTAAAGCGCGAGGGTTTTGATCTGCCGCTGCTGATCGGCGGTGCGACCACGAGCAAGGCCCATACGGCCGTCAAGATAGCCCCTGGCTATCACCATTCTGTGGTGCATGTGCTGGATGCCTCCAGAGCAGTGGGTGTCGTCGGGAGTCTGGTCAATGCCGAATTGCGGGGCGAGTTTGCCAAGACGGTTCGCGCAGATTACGATTCGATCCGTCAGATCCATCACGACAAGGGGGCGAAAACCCTCTGGACGTTGGCCAAGGCGCGAGCCAATCGGTTCGAATCCAATTGGGCCGAGGTCGATATCCCAAAGCCGGTCTTCACGGGGATCAAGACCTTGCCGCAGCAACCGTTGGATCAACTCATTCCCTACATCGATTGGTCGCCTTTTTTTCACACGTGGGAATTGCGTGGACGTTACCCGTCTATTTTTGACGATCCAGTCGTAGGGCCAAAGGCGAAAGAATTGCATGACGACGCGTTAGCCTTGCTCCGGAAGATTGTGGAGCAACGGCTCTTCACCGCCAACGGGGTCTACGGCTTTTTCCCTGCCAACAGTGTGGAAGACGATATTGAGATCTACCGCGATGAACAGCGGACGACGGTCTTGACGACCATTCATACCCTGCGTCAGCAGTCGGAGAAGCCACAGGGGCAACCGAGTTTCGCGCTGGCGGATTTTATCGTGCCGAAAAAGTCAGGCCGGGCGGATTACGTTGGAGGCTTTGCCGTGACGACGGGAATCGGGGTCGATCTCTTGTGTCAGGAGTTCGAACGAGACCACGACGACTATAATTCCATCATGGCCAAAGCTCTGGCCGATCGCCTCGCCGAAGCCTTTGCCGAATATCTCCATAAGCAGGCGCGTGATGCGTGGGGGTACGGCACAGAAGAGACGTTGTCGGCTGAGGATTTGATCCGTGAGAAATATCGAGGTATTCGACCGGCACCAGGCTATCCTGCCTGTCCCGATCATACAGAGAAGCGGTTACTCTTCGACCTCCTCTCTGCAGAACAGCAGACAGGCATTACCTTGACGGAAAGTTTCGCCATGTGGCCGGCGGCCTCGGTCAGTGGATTCTACTTTGCGCATCCAGACGCCAGATATTTTGCGGTGGGGAAGATTGGGAAGGATCAGGTGCTCGACTATCAGGTGCGAAAGGGCATGCCGCTTTCAGCACTCGAACGATGGTTGGGGCCGAACCTGAACTATGAACCCACTGGTGGATAGTTCAGGCGAAGATTGCTCGTGGACTGGTTCAACAGTCTATTATGACACTGCGGCAAGGACTTTTGCCTGCGTCGGTGTGCCGATCGCAGCGGTCAGCGCCGTCCTCACCTGCCGATACCGTTCCTCAGCCCACCGATTCACGTCGTCTGAATCAGTAAAGACCAATTCCCAGGCCTTCGCGGCATCCAACATCAACAGTTTGTGCGGCTGAGTATTGCCAGGCAGGTAGACCACGAGCACCGCGGATTTTCCCGTCAGGCTGATATCGGTAAACACATGCAGCATGGCGCCATCAGGCAACGTGATATCGCGAGATGCGGCTTCCACGAGTGGATGGTAGAGCCGTTGAAGAAATTGCGACGTCACTTCGTAGGGGTTTGTCGTACTGAGGAGGCGTGGATTGGGTTTCTCTCCAAACAGGTTCTCGGTTAGATAGGTGGCTGCCTCCCAGGTCGGCATCGTGCCCGATGTCACCAAGGCTTCGCAGAGGTAGGCAATCCAATTGCGTGTCGCGGCTTGTTTGCGCGCAGAAATCGTCTTCTTTGCCATGGTCGGCTGACCTTTCGCGGGCGTGAGATGGTGGGGTACAGGATCTGGAAATCAGCGTGGGTATCTGTACCGATCGAGCTGAGGGAAGTATATCGGCGGGTAGAAAGCCGGTCAACGAAATGACGGAAACGGATACTTATGATTCGGGAACGATTCCGGGCGATGCAGGGTCGGCATACCGGTCGTGAATGCGCTTGATGTCTTCCATCGAGGCAAAGAAGATATCGAGCAGTTCGGGGTCGAAATGTTCACCGCGATGTTTGCTCATGAGTTCGACGGCGTGATCAAGGGTGAAGGCTGGCTTGTAGACCCGTTGTGTGGTGAGTGCATCGAACGCATCGGCAATGGCCGCGATCCGTCCTTCGATGGGAATCGCTTCGCCTTTGAGCTTTCGTGGATAGCCATTCCCATCCCAGCGTTCATGGTGAGTCCAGGCAATTAAGGCTGCCACTTTGAGGATTTCCGCATCCGATCCGTCGAGGATGCGATAGCCGATTTCTGCATGTTGCGAGATGACGTCGAACTCTTCCGGCGTGAACTTCCCAGGCTTCAGGAGCACATGGTCCGGCGTTCCGATTTTTCCGATGTCATGCATCGGACTGGCGGTGCGGATCAACTCACAGCGTTCCGCTGAGAGCCCATATTTTCTGGCGAGCAATTCGCAATAGTGGCTCATGCGATGAATATGCTGGGCCGTGGCGCCGTCCCGGTATTCTGCGGCGATGGCCAGCCGTTGAATCGTTTCTTCTCGCGAGAGGCGCAATTCTTTTTCGCTGCGTTCGAGCCATTCGAGCGCTTGCTGCAGCGCCATCGTCCTGGTTCGCACGATGTCTTCGAGGTTCTCTCGTTGAAGACGGTTTTCCACCTCCAGGCGGCGGCGACGGAGGGCATTTGCGACATCGATCAAGACTTCATTGGACTCAAACGGCTTGACGATGTACCCGAAGGCGCCGATGTCTAACGCAGCATTTGCCAGCACGGAGCTATCGAGGCCGGTCACCATGATGACGGCGGTCGAGGGATACTGGCTCAGGATATTACGGACCAGATCCATGCCCGACTCGCCGGGCATATTTACATCGCACAACAGCAAGGCAAAAGGTTGTTCTTCCATTTTCGCACGTGCGTCGCGCGCATCGGACGCCAGCACCGTTTCGTAGCCATGTGTCTGCAGCATATATCCCAACAGCCGACGAATGGGCTCTTCGTCATCGACGATCAGGATGCGTTTAAGTTCAAGAAGGGTTTGCTGGCTTGGTCGGTCAAGAAGTAGCGTCATAATGTGTACGGTCTGGTTGTGTGTGTGGTGATGGAAAAGATTGCCTAGGTCCAGTGAATGGTCGTTACCGTTTTCGATGTCCAGGAGGCTCTAGAGAACAGTAACGGCATGTGCACCTTTTGTGCCATCATATTGCGAAAAGCCCGCACTGCCAGCCCCTGACAACGGATGGCATCTTTATGACCGAGAAGGAGCGGAATGATGCGCTGTGACCGCATTTGAGCGGAGAGCCTGGGCATGGCATACGCGGCTTGGATGGAGTACTCAGCTGGTGTGCGAAAAGAGCTGTACAGATTTCGCCGATCACACCGTGTATTTTTGTACAAATCGACGAGAGGAATGACCAAATGCATACAGTCGTTCCTCTCGATTCCAGTTGTCGCGTGGGGGTGCCAGGCCGGTTTCATTGCGATTTCGCCGGGCCTTCACTTATAATGCGCCACATCACATAACAGGAGTCACCAATGAGCAGTGCAGCAGGATTATTACGTGTCGATGGGCGGCGAAAAGATCAATTGCGTCCGGTAAAGGTCACGCGAAATTTCATTAAGCATGCCGAAGGATCGGTGTTAATTGAAATGGGCGATACCAAAGTCATTTGTACGGCTTCGATTGAAGAGAAGGTGCCTCCCTTTCTGAAGGGGAAAGGGCAAGGATGGGTGACGGCAGAGTATTCGATGCTCCCTCGTTCGACCCACGACCGATCTCCGCGTGAAGCGGTCAAAGGCAAACAAAGCGGTAGAACGTTAGAAATTCAACGTCTTGTCGGGCGAGCCCTCCGAGCCGTGACCGATATGGGGCAGATGGGAGAGCGGTCGATCTGGCTCGATTGCGACGTGATTCAAGCCGACGGCGGGACCAGAACCGCCTCCATTACAGGAGCCTTCATTGCGTTAGCCGATGCCTTCTCCTCGCTCAAGAAGAAGGGGCTAATCAAGAAACGTCCATTGACGGATTATCTGGCCGCGATCAGCGTCGGGAAGGTGGGCGGGGAAATCCTGCTCGATCTCGCCTATACCGAAGATTCGATGGCCGATGTCGATATGAACGTCGTCATGACGGGGCAGGGGCGCTATGTCGAAGTGCAAGGCACTGCAGAACGGACCCCCTTTGCCAAGTCTGAAATGGATGAGTTCATGGCGGTCGGATGGAGCGGGATTCAGACCCTCACCGCGCTACAGAAGGATCTGATCGGGGAATTGGAATAGGGTAGAGGCGATGATCCGTGAATTGGTGCTCGCCACTCGCAACCGGCATAAAGTCATGGAACTCGTCGCCCTCTTGCGCGATCTGGGTATCACGACACGCAGCCTCGATGAGTTTCCCGATGCACCGGACGTGGTCGAAGACGGGACCACGTGTGAGGCCAATGCGATCAAGAAAGCGCGTGCGATCGCCGAGTTCACAGGGTTGCCGGCGGTCGCCGACGATACGGGGCTCGAAGTGGACGCACTCGGCGGGCGACCCGGCGTCTATGCCGCCCGGTATGCCGGCGAAGACGCCACCTACGAAGACAATTGCCGGAAGTTGCTGCGAGAATTGACGGGCGTGCCTCGTGAACGACGAACCGCCCGCTTTCTCACCGTTGCCGCCCTCGCCCTTCCATCTGGCGAAGTACAAGTGGCACAAGGCATCTTGGACGGCACGATCACAGAAGAGGCCAGTGGCGCGTTAGGGTTCGGATACGATCCCGTGTTTTTCGTCTCGGAACTCGGGAAGACCTTGGCACAGATCTCCGCAGATCAAAAAAACACCATCAGTCATCGCGCCAAAGCCTTCACGCACATGCGCGACATTCTGAAAGCGCTGAATGCTGAATGCGCAGTGCTAAGCCCGTGCAAGGATTCGTGATCGCTGCCGCTCAGCGCTCAGGACTCAGCATGTTGAAACGGGCGAGGCGTCGCGCCACCCGATAGGGCGCATATCTTGAGATTGCAGTACAGGGGATTGCTCCAGTCGTTGACGACCAGGGCAATCCCCTTGCTATTTCTGGTTCCGCCATCCTTCGACATCATCTCGGCGGAGCTGACTAT contains:
- the metH gene encoding methionine synthase, whose translation is MSAKLEALLQQRILVLDGAMGTMIQQRKLDEAAFRGERFKDWKQDQKGHNDLLNLTQPAIIEEIHRQYFEAGADIVETNTFNAQAISLADYGMESLAYEIARAGGECARRAAAQVMASTPGRSCFVAGAIGPTTKTSSISTDVNNSAARGTTYDELVTVYYEQVRGLVDGGVDILLVETIFDTLNAKAAFFAIDTFFEDRHVKLPIMASVTFIQAGSNRGVTGQTIEAFWNSISHVPLLSVGINCALGPREMRPLIEELSGLAPIYVSSHPNAGLPNPLLPTGFPETPDSLAPQLKEWAQTGWLNIVGGCCGTTPGHIKMIAEAVRGIPPRVPQPVEPYTRLSGLEAVTLRPESNFVNIGERTNVTGSPAFSKLILAGEYEAALSVARQQVEGGAQIIDINMDEGMLDSQAAMEKFLRLVASEPDITRVPIMVDSSKWDILEMGLKNIQGKPVVNSISLKEGEAKFLHQAKLVHRYGAAVVVMAFDERGQADTYERKIEVCERAYRLLTEHIGFPAQDIIFDPNILTVATGIEEHNNYAVNFLEATRWIKQHLPLANVSGGVSNISFSFRGNNRVREAMHAAFLYHAIKAGLDMGIVNAGQLAVYEEIPKDLLELVEDVLLNRRPDATERLVTFAETVKQLGKVAVKDDEWRSGTVEERLSHALVKGVTDYIEQDIEEARLQYAKPLHVIEGPLMAGMNIVGDLFGAGKMFLPQVVKSARVMKKAVAYLMPFMEEEKLKSGASSSNGKILLATVKGDVHDIGKNIVGVVLGCNNYEVIDLGVMVPCEKILAAAREHGVAIIGLSGLITPSLDEMAHVARELKREGFDLPLLIGGATTSKAHTAVKIAPGYHHSVVHVLDASRAVGVVGSLVNAELRGEFAKTVRADYDSIRQIHHDKGAKTLWTLAKARANRFESNWAEVDIPKPVFTGIKTLPQQPLDQLIPYIDWSPFFHTWELRGRYPSIFDDPVVGPKAKELHDDALALLRKIVEQRLFTANGVYGFFPANSVEDDIEIYRDEQRTTVLTTIHTLRQQSEKPQGQPSFALADFIVPKKSGRADYVGGFAVTTGIGVDLLCQEFERDHDDYNSIMAKALADRLAEAFAEYLHKQARDAWGYGTEETLSAEDLIREKYRGIRPAPGYPACPDHTEKRLLFDLLSAEQQTGITLTESFAMWPAASVSGFYFAHPDARYFAVGKIGKDQVLDYQVRKGMPLSALERWLGPNLNYEPTGG
- a CDS encoding response regulator, encoding MTLLLDRPSQQTLLELKRILIVDDEEPIRRLLGYMLQTHGYETVLASDARDARAKMEEQPFALLLCDVNMPGESGMDLVRNILSQYPSTAVIMVTGLDSSVLANAALDIGAFGYIVKPFESNEVLIDVANALRRRRLEVENRLQRENLEDIVRTRTMALQQALEWLERSEKELRLSREETIQRLAIAAEYRDGATAQHIHRMSHYCELLARKYGLSAERCELIRTASPMHDIGKIGTPDHVLLKPGKFTPEEFDVISQHAEIGYRILDGSDAEILKVAALIAWTHHERWDGNGYPRKLKGEAIPIEGRIAAIADAFDALTTQRVYKPAFTLDHAVELMSKHRGEHFDPELLDIFFASMEDIKRIHDRYADPASPGIVPES
- the rph gene encoding ribonuclease PH; this encodes MSSAAGLLRVDGRRKDQLRPVKVTRNFIKHAEGSVLIEMGDTKVICTASIEEKVPPFLKGKGQGWVTAEYSMLPRSTHDRSPREAVKGKQSGRTLEIQRLVGRALRAVTDMGQMGERSIWLDCDVIQADGGTRTASITGAFIALADAFSSLKKKGLIKKRPLTDYLAAISVGKVGGEILLDLAYTEDSMADVDMNVVMTGQGRYVEVQGTAERTPFAKSEMDEFMAVGWSGIQTLTALQKDLIGELE
- a CDS encoding XTP/dITP diphosphatase, translating into MIRELVLATRNRHKVMELVALLRDLGITTRSLDEFPDAPDVVEDGTTCEANAIKKARAIAEFTGLPAVADDTGLEVDALGGRPGVYAARYAGEDATYEDNCRKLLRELTGVPRERRTARFLTVAALALPSGEVQVAQGILDGTITEEASGALGFGYDPVFFVSELGKTLAQISADQKNTISHRAKAFTHMRDILKALNAECAVLSPCKDS